One stretch of Streptomyces sp. MMBL 11-1 DNA includes these proteins:
- a CDS encoding ABC transporter ATP-binding protein has product MTGPAPVVVARPGDEPRPSPLRTVLVAAVRLAGRAAPATLAGWLTLTVAASAAPVAAAWTLKAVIDRLVAAPSAGGSLTGPVLLLVGCGVALAVVPQFLQYLRAQLGRAVGLRAQIELHTAVDRFTGIGPYENPRFLDRLRMARQYGGSAPVDAVGSVIGTVGAAVTLTGFLGALTLLGPWMAAAVLTSGVLVLGAEIALSRRRAALVWSVGPVERRELFYSALLTDLRAAKEIRLFGLGRFLGDRMVAERRTSDAAKRGMDRQELAVQAGLALLSALVAGAGLLWAVSAARSGQITVGGVTVLVTALPAVQSALAGLAVEFATGHHALLMFRHFLAVTDAEPDLPLPVRPRPVPPLRHSVEFRDVWFRYGEDQPWVLRGVDLVLPAGQAVGLVGLNGAGKSTLVKLVCRFYDPTRGQILWDGVDLRELCPRELRRRMGATFQDFMEYDLTARENIALGDLTALRDGDRVEEAARVAGVHDRLTGLPHGYDTLLSRIFFSEQDKDDATTGVVLSGGQWQRLALARSLIRDDADLLVLDEPGSGLDPEAEYEIHHRLRRHRAGRAGLLISHRLNTVRDADMIVVLEDGRIVERGPHADLMRRSGVYARLFTLQASGYAPDAVAHDAGSSLPAPPVHATGAAPRPPADVVAGASPGGGPP; this is encoded by the coding sequence ATGACCGGGCCCGCCCCCGTCGTCGTCGCCCGGCCCGGTGACGAGCCCCGCCCCTCCCCGCTCCGTACCGTCCTGGTCGCCGCGGTCCGCCTGGCCGGCCGGGCGGCGCCCGCCACCCTGGCGGGCTGGCTGACGCTCACGGTGGCCGCGTCCGCCGCCCCGGTCGCCGCCGCCTGGACCCTCAAGGCCGTGATCGACCGCCTGGTCGCCGCCCCCTCCGCCGGCGGTTCCCTCACCGGTCCGGTCCTGCTGCTGGTCGGCTGCGGGGTCGCCCTGGCCGTCGTCCCCCAGTTCCTCCAGTATCTGCGGGCCCAGCTCGGCCGGGCGGTCGGGCTGCGCGCGCAGATCGAACTGCACACCGCCGTCGACCGGTTCACGGGCATCGGCCCCTACGAGAACCCGCGCTTCCTGGACCGGCTGCGGATGGCCCGTCAGTACGGCGGCTCCGCACCGGTCGACGCGGTCGGCAGCGTCATCGGCACCGTCGGCGCGGCGGTGACCCTCACCGGATTCCTCGGCGCGCTCACCCTGCTGGGCCCCTGGATGGCGGCGGCCGTCCTGACCTCCGGCGTCCTCGTCCTCGGCGCCGAGATCGCGCTCAGCCGCCGACGGGCCGCCCTCGTCTGGTCGGTGGGCCCGGTGGAGCGTCGGGAGCTGTTCTACAGCGCCCTGCTGACCGACCTGCGGGCCGCGAAGGAGATCCGGCTCTTCGGCCTGGGGCGCTTCCTCGGTGACCGGATGGTCGCGGAGCGCCGTACCTCGGATGCGGCGAAACGGGGCATGGACCGGCAGGAGCTGGCCGTCCAGGCGGGGCTCGCGCTGCTCTCCGCCCTGGTGGCGGGGGCCGGACTGCTGTGGGCGGTCTCGGCAGCCCGCTCCGGGCAGATCACCGTCGGCGGGGTGACCGTCCTGGTCACCGCACTGCCCGCGGTCCAGTCGGCGCTGGCCGGACTCGCCGTCGAATTCGCCACGGGCCACCACGCCCTCCTGATGTTCCGCCACTTCCTCGCCGTGACCGACGCCGAGCCCGACCTGCCCCTGCCCGTCCGGCCCCGCCCCGTGCCGCCGCTGCGCCACTCGGTGGAGTTCCGCGATGTGTGGTTCCGGTACGGGGAGGACCAGCCCTGGGTGCTCCGGGGCGTCGACCTGGTCCTGCCCGCCGGACAGGCCGTGGGCCTCGTCGGTCTCAACGGCGCCGGGAAGTCCACGCTGGTGAAGCTGGTGTGCCGGTTCTACGATCCCACCCGGGGACAGATCCTCTGGGACGGCGTCGACCTGCGCGAACTGTGCCCGCGTGAGCTGCGCCGCCGGATGGGGGCCACCTTCCAGGACTTCATGGAGTACGACCTGACCGCCCGCGAGAACATCGCCCTCGGCGACCTCACCGCACTCCGGGACGGTGACCGGGTGGAAGAGGCCGCCCGCGTCGCGGGAGTCCACGACCGGCTGACGGGCCTGCCCCACGGCTATGACACCCTGCTGAGCCGGATCTTCTTCAGCGAGCAGGACAAGGACGACGCCACGACCGGCGTCGTCCTCTCCGGCGGCCAGTGGCAGCGGCTCGCCCTCGCCCGCTCCCTGATCCGGGACGACGCCGACCTCCTCGTCCTGGACGAACCCGGCTCCGGCCTCGACCCCGAGGCGGAGTACGAGATCCACCACCGGCTGCGACGCCACCGAGCGGGCCGGGCGGGGCTGCTCATCTCCCACCGCCTCAACACCGTGCGCGACGCGGACATGATCGTGGTCCTGGAGGACGGCCGGATCGTCGAACGGGGACCGCACGCCGATCTGATGCGCCGTTCCGGGGTGTACGCCCGGCTGTTCACCCTCCAGGCCAGCGGGTACGCGCCCGACG